The window CGTCGGCCCGGGCCTGGGCGGCATCCCGCGTGGCGCGGTTGGCGCCGAACAGATCGGCCTCCCAGCTCGCCTGCAAGGCGCCCTGGGCGGTGCCGGCCAGGCCGCCGGCCGATTCGTTGAAGCCGCGGCTGGCGTTGGCGCTCGCGTCCACGCTGGGCAGGAGGGCGGCGTTGGCCGTGGTGCGTGTGGCGCGCGCCTGCAGCACGCGCGAACGTGCCGAAGCCAGTGTCGGGCTCACGGCCTGCGCGGCGTCGATCAGCTCCGCCAGCAGCGGATCGTCGAGCTGTTGCCACCAGCGGTTGAGCCCTTCGACCGAGCCCTGGTGCGGCAGCGGCGCCTGCCACTGGGTGGGCGAAGGCAAGGCCACGGCGGGCGGACGCGCGGGCGTGGCGCAGGCGGCCAGCAGCAGCGCCAGTGCCGCGATTGGAATGGATCTATTGGTCTTCATGTCTTGACTTTCACGGCCCCGGGCCGCTGCGTGCCACGCCGCCGCGTCTCCAGGTCGATCAGCGCCATCGCGTCCTCGATGAGCCGCGGCGTCCAGGCATCGACGGCCTTGGCCGTCTTGATCAGCGCGGGCCGGATCGCCTGGATCACCTCCTGGTTGACGAACAGCATCACCGCCAGCGAGGAGATGGAAAACGCCAGTCGGTGCACGTCGTCGTCGGCGCGCGCCAGGCCGAAGTGGCGGCACAACACCGCCACGATGGCCGCATGCGGCTGCTGGATGTCGCGCCGCAGTTCCTCGGCCCACTGGCTCGAAGGCTCGAGCATTTCGCGCAGGTGCAGGCGCAGGCACTGCTGCACCAGCTCGCCCTGCTTCATCGGCTCGAGGAAATGGGTGAAGAAGGCCTCGATCGCGCCGCGCGTGGTGAGCCCGGCCTGCCTGAACACCGGCATCATGTCGCGCGGACTGCCCAGCGGCTCGGTGAAGGTGGCGCGGTACAGGCCGGTCTTGTCGCCGAAGTAGTAACTGATGGCCGCGATGTTGACCCCGGCCGCCTGCGCGATCTCGCGCGTCGAGGTCTTGGCGAAACCCTTGTCGGCGAACAGCCTCAGCGCGGCGTGCAGCAGCCGTCGGCGCGCCTGCTCGCCATCGCTGCGCGGCGTGCGGGGAGACGGGGTCGACGGGCGGCGGGTGATGGTGGCCATGGCTGCGCATTACAGCACAACATCAAACGATTGATTGAATTGTGAAGGCGGGGTCTGACCGGCCCTCGGTCCGCGGCCTGCACAGGCGCGCTATTTCAGCACCAGCCGCGGGTCGAGTTCGGCGATGGCGAACTTGCGCAGATGCGCCAGGAACGCCTCGACCAGTTTCGGTGGCTTGCGCTGCAACGGTGTCAACACCGAAAACTCCAGCGGAACTGGCGGCTCGAAGGGGATGAAGCGCAAATCTTGCCCCTTGTACTCCATGGCCGTCACCGCATCCACCAGCGAGATGCCCTGGCCCGCCGCCACCAGCGAGCACAGCGTGAAGGCGACCGGGCTCTCCACCGGGGCCGCCCGGTACTTCACGCCGTAGGCGGCGAACATCGCGTCGATCAGCAGACGCGTGCCGAGGTGCGAAGGTTGGCAGATGAACAGCTCTCCCTCGATGTCGGTCGGAACGATGAGTTCCTTGCTGGCCAGGCGATGGCCGACCGGCATGGCGCAGACATGGGCGGCCGACAACAGGCTGTCGCCGTGGGTGCCGGTGTGGCTGATCGACAGGTTGACGATGCCCAGGTCGCAGCGTTGGCCGATCACCATGTCCACGATGCTGCGCGAGTCGTACACGCCCAGCATGATCTTGGTCTCGCCATGGTCTGCCACAAACGCGGCAATGGCCCGCGGCAGGAAAGACAGCGCCATCGATGGCGGCGCCGCGACGTGCAGGGAGCCGCGCTGCTGCGTCTTGATCGCGTGGGCAGCGCGGGCGATGCGCTCCACGCCGATCAGCGAGCGGTCCACCTCTTCGTACAGCAACTGCGCTTCCGCGGTCGGGTGCAGCCGCCCGCGCGTGCGTTCGAAGAGCGGGAAACCGACGCTTTCCTCTAGGTCCGCCAGCAGCCGTGTCACCGCCGGCTGGGATATGAACAGCATGTCGGCCGCCCGCGTGACGGTCTGGCACAACATGATGGCGCGAAAGGCTTCAAGCTGGCGGAGGCGCAAGGGTAAGCCCTGAGAATTCCATAACGAGACATTATAGAACTCCGAAAAAATTGTATTTGTTCAAGCCAAAACGGCCAACTAACATCCATTTCGCCAGTGTAGTTGCGGGTTTCAGGGGCGCATAGCTCCCATAACCTGATGTGTGAAATTCGTGCATTTCTTGCCCCAACTTGGGTCGGATGCACCGTTTTGGAGAACCCTCGTGAAAGTCAACCTCTTGAGCACGTCGCTCGCAGCGGCCATCACCCTCGCCTGTACGGGTCTGGGCCATGCGCAGTCCGTACCCACCTTGTATGTCGGCTCTTACGGCGGCTCCAGCGAGAAGCTGTTCAAGGAAAAGATCATCCCGGCCTTCGAGGCCGCACACAAGGTCAAGATCGTCTACGTCGCCGGCAACTCCACCGACACGCTGGCCAAGCTGCAGGCGCAGAAGGACAAGCAGGAACTCGATCTGGTGATCATGGACGACGGCCCGATGCAGCAGGCCGTGCAGTTCGGCTTCTGCGAAAAGATCAAGGACGCCCCCGTCTACAAGGACCTGTATCCGCTGGCCCGCATCAGCGACCGCTCGGTGGCCATCGGCGCCGTGGCCACAGGCCTCGCCTACAACACCGAAGCCTTCAAGAAGGCCGGCCTGCCCAAGCCCGATTCTTGGGAAATCCTCACCGACAAGAAGTTCAAGCAGAAGCTGGCCATTCCGCCGATCTCCAACACCTACGGCCTGCAGACGCTGATCATGTACGCCAAGATGCGCGGCGGCGGCGAAACCAGCATCGACTCCGGCTTCACGGCCATGACCAAGGAAGTCGCGCCCAACGTGCTGGCCTGGGAGCCGTCACCGGGCAAGATGACCGAACTGTTCCAGAACGGCGACATCAACCTGGCCGTCTGGGGCAGCGGCCGTGTCGAGTCCTTCAAGGCGACCGGTTTCCCCATCGAATTCGTCTATCCCAAGGAAGGCGCGATGGCGCTGATGATCGCGGCCTGCCCTGTTGTACAGAGCGACGTGCCCGAGCCCGCGCAAGCCCTGCTCCAGTACCTGCTGACGCCCGAGGTGCAGGCCTGGCTGGCCGACACGCAAGGCTTCGGCCCGGTCAACAGCAACACCAAGCTTGAGCCGGCTGTCGCTGCCAAGGTGCCGTACGGACCCGCGCAGATCGGCAAGCTGCTGCCGACCAACTGGACGGTGGTCAACGAGAAACGCGGCGAGTGGACCAACCGCTGGAACCGCACGATCGAGCGTTGAGCCTTCGCTCTCGAGCTCCGCGGCGCCTGCCGCGGGGCTCATGTTTTTCCCTTCGGCAGCCCACAGCCACCTGAACACCATGACCTTCCTCTCCCTCAAGAAGCTCACCAAGCACTTCGACGATTTCGTTGCGGTCGAGTCGCTGGACCTGGACATCGAGCGTGGCGAATTCATCTCGCTGCTCGGCCCTTCGGGTTGCGGCAAGACCACCACGCTGCAGATGATCGCCGGCTTCGTGAACCCCACGCGCGGCAGCATCGTGCTCGAAGGCCGGGACATCACCGCGTTGCGCCCCGAGAAACGCGGCATGGGCGTGGTGTTCCAGAGTTACGCGCTGTTCCCGCACATGACGGTCGAGGCCAATGTCGGCTTCGGCCTGGAGATGCGCGGCATGGGCCGCAGCGAGCGCGCCCAGCGCATCGGTGAGACGCTGGAGCTGGTGCGACTTGGCGGCCTGGGCAAGCGCTTCACGCGTGAACTCTCGGGTGGGCAGCGCCAGCGCGTGGCCATCGCGCGGGCGCTGGCGATCCGCCCGCAGTTGCTGCTGCTCGACGAGCCGATGTCCAACCTCGACGCCAAGCTGCGCGAGGACATGCACATCGAGTTGCGTGCGATCCAGCGCCACCTGGGCATCACCACGCTGCTGGTCACGCACGACCAGGTCGAGGCCATGACCATGAGCGACCGCATCGCCGTCATGCACGGCGGCAAGATCGTGCAGCTGGCCATGCCTTTCGAAGCCTACGAGCAGCCGGGCTCGCCCTTCGCCTCGGCCTTCCTCGGCAAGACCAACGCGCTGCGCGGCCGCATCGTCTCCAACAACCAGCGCTGCGCCATCGTGGACGTGAACCAACGCCAGCTGCACATCCCGCATGGCGGCCGCAGCCTGGACGGGGAGGTGCACGTCTTCGTGCGGCCCGAGAAACTGCGCCTG of the Rhodoferax koreense genome contains:
- a CDS encoding ABC transporter substrate-binding protein codes for the protein MKVNLLSTSLAAAITLACTGLGHAQSVPTLYVGSYGGSSEKLFKEKIIPAFEAAHKVKIVYVAGNSTDTLAKLQAQKDKQELDLVIMDDGPMQQAVQFGFCEKIKDAPVYKDLYPLARISDRSVAIGAVATGLAYNTEAFKKAGLPKPDSWEILTDKKFKQKLAIPPISNTYGLQTLIMYAKMRGGGETSIDSGFTAMTKEVAPNVLAWEPSPGKMTELFQNGDINLAVWGSGRVESFKATGFPIEFVYPKEGAMALMIAACPVVQSDVPEPAQALLQYLLTPEVQAWLADTQGFGPVNSNTKLEPAVAAKVPYGPAQIGKLLPTNWTVVNEKRGEWTNRWNRTIER
- a CDS encoding TetR/AcrR family transcriptional regulator, producing MATITRRPSTPSPRTPRSDGEQARRRLLHAALRLFADKGFAKTSTREIAQAAGVNIAAISYYFGDKTGLYRATFTEPLGSPRDMMPVFRQAGLTTRGAIEAFFTHFLEPMKQGELVQQCLRLHLREMLEPSSQWAEELRRDIQQPHAAIVAVLCRHFGLARADDDVHRLAFSISSLAVMLFVNQEVIQAIRPALIKTAKAVDAWTPRLIEDAMALIDLETRRRGTQRPGAVKVKT
- a CDS encoding LysR substrate-binding domain-containing protein, whose translation is MRLRQLEAFRAIMLCQTVTRAADMLFISQPAVTRLLADLEESVGFPLFERTRGRLHPTAEAQLLYEEVDRSLIGVERIARAAHAIKTQQRGSLHVAAPPSMALSFLPRAIAAFVADHGETKIMLGVYDSRSIVDMVIGQRCDLGIVNLSISHTGTHGDSLLSAAHVCAMPVGHRLASKELIVPTDIEGELFICQPSHLGTRLLIDAMFAAYGVKYRAAPVESPVAFTLCSLVAAGQGISLVDAVTAMEYKGQDLRFIPFEPPVPLEFSVLTPLQRKPPKLVEAFLAHLRKFAIAELDPRLVLK
- a CDS encoding ABC transporter ATP-binding protein, with the translated sequence MTFLSLKKLTKHFDDFVAVESLDLDIERGEFISLLGPSGCGKTTTLQMIAGFVNPTRGSIVLEGRDITALRPEKRGMGVVFQSYALFPHMTVEANVGFGLEMRGMGRSERAQRIGETLELVRLGGLGKRFTRELSGGQRQRVAIARALAIRPQLLLLDEPMSNLDAKLREDMHIELRAIQRHLGITTLLVTHDQVEAMTMSDRIAVMHGGKIVQLAMPFEAYEQPGSPFASAFLGKTNALRGRIVSNNQRCAIVDVNQRQLHIPHGGRSLDGEVHVFVRPEKLRLGVAGEGLPGQVKTRVFLGNHWMLQVDTTLGLMSVSLPNIGEVPPAEGSVVSLVWSDDDLRVLPQQEMAHG